A genomic region of Manihot esculenta cultivar AM560-2 chromosome 15, M.esculenta_v8, whole genome shotgun sequence contains the following coding sequences:
- the LOC110602011 gene encoding CCG-binding protein 1, translating to MEYMLIIEIFKICFIDHCGRVLPIVRGKRNNDTFMSSDISNSSQTFGHTVSGRGKRDQIDDVAGVELCRDGLDLQGRESEVVNSRATFLAFGCDDKVRSYSSPLFVEAKDFHRSNASCWRACSTITYSCSSSSSSRSSAYIPKLEPFSRTRLQRAVKEPPLIEKSANKLADYCSTLEGDNSYTCWGAYFELRDLERESPKEDVEKLILQAAGVKSLIGCLHGISSMHKGRKNGFGFMAPMTVEKERDRTCPIPDGLPKSKEELEEKERARMPDSPYTRLLWTNRRFPAWYSPTPDHETY from the exons ATGGAGTATATGctcattattgaaatttttaagatTTGCTTCATTGACCATTGTGGGCGTGTTTTGCCCATTGTCCGGGGCAAAAGAAACAATGACACCTTCATGAGTAGTGATATTAGTAATAGCTCACAAACTTTCGGCCATACTGTAAGCGGTAGGGGAAAAAG AGATCAGATTGATGACGTGGCCGGAGTAGAGCTATGCCGTGATGGACTAGACCTAcaaggaagagaaagtgaggtggtg AATTCTCGCGCGACGTTTTTGGCGTTTGGATGCGATGATAAAGTCCGTTCCTATTCTTCTCCTTTATTTGTCGAAGCTAAGGATTTCCATCGTTCAAACGCTTCCTGCTGGAGAGCTTGTTCCACCATCACTTATTCTTGTTCTTCCTCCTCGTCCTCAAGGAGCAGTGCTTATATTCCTAAACTCGAGCCATTTAGCCGAACCAGGCTCCAAAGAGCTGTCAAGGAACCGCCGTTGATTGAAAAGTCGGCGAATAAACTCGCCG ATTATTGTTCGACGCTTGAAGGAGATAATTCTTATACCTGCTGGGGAGCTTATTTTGAGCTGAGAGATTTGGAA AGAGAATCACCGAAAGAGGATGTAGAGAAGTTAATTCTTCAAGCAGCCGGGGTGAAGTCCTTGATCGGATGTTTGCATGGAATTTCCTCAATGCACAAAGGAAGGAAGAATGGTTTTGGTTTCATGGCACCTATGACTGTGGAGAAAGAAAGAGACAGAACATGTCCCATACCTGATGGATTGCCAAAATCTAAGGAAGAGctagaagagaaagagagagctaGAATGCCAGATTCGCCATATACTAGATTGCTTTGGACTAACCGAAGATTTCCTGCTTGGTATTCTCCTACTCCTGACCATGAAACATATTGA